The genome window TAGAACTTCTCTTCATCGGGAGCCAGGTGATAGAGCAGCTTCAGAAACTCGCCGGCATGGACCCGCTCCTCATCGGCGATATCCCTGAGAACGGCAATGGCGAGTTCGTCGTCCGTGGACTCGGCCAGTTGCATGTAGAGCTGGATCGCCTCGTACTCGGCTGCGATCATGAAGCGGATTGCCCGCACGAGCTCCGCGCGGGTCAGTTTGCGGCCATTGGCCAGTCCGGCAAAAGGATTTCCGAAGTCAGGCATGTGTACCCCCCTTTCCATGGTTTCATCGCGTTTCCGCGGAACACGACCGGATGTCGCCTGGCGGCGGGCTGACCGCTGCCATCACTCAGGAGGCGCACCGCCTCCCGGCCGCCAGTCATCCGGCCGCCGCGCCGGCCCCCCGGCAGGTTTCATACTTGACGGCTCCGCCACCAACGCGGCTTGCGGAATCGGCGAGCTTCACACCGCGCCTCATCATCTCGTCCGTGGACTCCGGCGCAGTTTCATACGTTACCGCACCGACGCCGAACCGCAACTGCCACCGCCGGCCACGCTGCACCGCCGCAAGGAGGCCCAGCATCTTCTGGACCACAGCCTTTGACGGATCATGGGCTGTCTCGGGCAGCAGCGCCGCCAGGGTAAACTCGTCGATCCGGGCAAACAGGTCGGTTTCCCGAAGCTGCGGCCTGATGGCTTCAGCGGCCGCAGGCATGATATCCCGCAAAGAACCCGGTCCGACCGTCTGTTCGCCATCGGGCGGGCCGAACCTGAGGACAATGAGAGTGAAGGGGCGGCCGTACCGTTTCGTCCTACCGAGCTCGTTCCGGGCAAGCTCTTCGAAGCAGGTGCGCGTGGCAAGGCCGGTCAGCGGATCGGTCCGCGCCGTTGCCGCCATGAACCGGCGGGATCTTTTTATTGCGTCGACCAGAAAGACGATCGAGAACAGCAGTCCGAACTCCCACAGAAGCGTCCACAGCGTGGGGCCGAGATTCGTCTCTTCGCCCGAGAACACGCCGTTGGCCAGCCCCCAGACGATTCCGCCGGTGCAGGCGGCCGCAACGCCGGCCCTTCGCGTACCGAACCAGGTCACGAGGGCTGCGGGGATGGCATAGAACGGCTCAAACCCCAGCCCGTCTGCCAAATGATCGATCAGGCCGAAAAGGATAAGGAGCACGTAGCCAAGCGCCATCAGCACTTGACGCGACTGCCGCTCTACGAACTCCGTCAACTCCGTCATAGGATCACCCGTCTCCGCGGCCGCACACCCCGGAGTTCCCTTGGGTATCACTGGTTATTCCAACTGTCCCGGCTGGATATTCTTACCAGAAATCAGGACGTTCATCAATAACTTGCTTGTGCGTGCCGTTATTCACTCGGGACCAATTCCGCACAT of Geobacter anodireducens contains these proteins:
- a CDS encoding rubrerythrin, with protein sequence MPDFGNPFAGLANGRKLTRAELVRAIRFMIAAEYEAIQLYMQLAESTDDELAIAVLRDIADEERVHAGEFLKLLYHLAPDEEKFYAEGFEEVEELAEEVKKRAKTKGGKSKKS
- a CDS encoding diguanylate cyclase; protein product: MTELTEFVERQSRQVLMALGYVLLILFGLIDHLADGLGFEPFYAIPAALVTWFGTRRAGVAAACTGGIVWGLANGVFSGEETNLGPTLWTLLWEFGLLFSIVFLVDAIKRSRRFMAATARTDPLTGLATRTCFEELARNELGRTKRYGRPFTLIVLRFGPPDGEQTVGPGSLRDIMPAAAEAIRPQLRETDLFARIDEFTLAALLPETAHDPSKAVVQKMLGLLAAVQRGRRWQLRFGVGAVTYETAPESTDEMMRRGVKLADSASRVGGGAVKYETCRGAGAAAG